The Syntrophomonadaceae bacterium genome includes the window ACATGTATTAAAGACATCGTACTTTCAACCCCTCTTTTTGGGATGCTTGGGGCGCAAGAAAATACCCATGTATTCTGTAATCATCAGGCGCTTAAAATACTGATCAATGACGGTTATGAAAGGCCAGCAAGCCAACTGAAAAAATATTTGACCCATTTAGACAAAGGAGTACAATGGGCAGATAGTGGCATGGGAAGTATTCATCACTACTATGACCCAAGCTCTGGCAAGGGCTTATGGCGCTGGGTATCAGCTGCAACCACTTGTGCCTTTTTTTACGCAAGAGCATTTGGGCTGTGGGAAAGAGGATTGCATGAGCAAGCAATGTTTTCTTTAGGGGTCAGTACTCATCTGATACAGGATGTGTGTGCGCCCCATCATGCCCGTTGCCAAGCCTTAGACGGGCACCACCGTTTTGAACGTTGGGTAAGTAGCAATTTGCATAGTTTTAGTGTTTTTAGGAATG containing:
- a CDS encoding zinc dependent phospholipase C family protein, which translates into the protein MHTGDAQSLCLPLRWTCIKDIVLSTPLFGMLGAQENTHVFCNHQALKILINDGYERPASQLKKYLTHLDKGVQWADSGMGSIHHYYDPSSGKGLWRWVSAATTCAFFYARAFGLWERGLHEQAMFSLGVSTHLIQDVCAPHHARCQALDGHHRFERWVSSNLHSFSVFRNGIYQTKRRPEDWISINAAEGYQGYSLVKLGNYSKEYHQAASHLLALAQKSTAGFWLSFLEKARKI